One Bombus affinis isolate iyBomAffi1 chromosome 10, iyBomAffi1.2, whole genome shotgun sequence genomic window, TCGAGTTCGGTTCGGTCGACGCCCGGTTTCGCGTCGTTCGATTCGTCTTCTCTCTTCAAAGCGGCGAGAAAAGCACCGAACGAGATGACGACACCGACCAGGCTGCACCATTGAAATCCGGCCTCGATGGCGTTCACCAGGTAGTGACCGCGATAAAATATCTGGCGAATCGATTCCGGCAGATCGTCCATTCTGGTGTCGACCCAGATCAAGGGCAGGATCGAGCCGTCTTCGAGTTTTCCCGAGAACGGCATGCCAACCGCTTTTCGTACCTCCAGATTCAGCTGAAATCTCATTCTGGTAGCCACTGTAACGCCCAAACGCTGAAACGAATACGTTCGCGTAAGCCGGAAAACGAGTTTGCACGTAGACGTTCGGTGGTAAGAACGCGAGTGGCGTCCCAGTTCGAAATACCTACCGAATGCAGATCCACGTAGCTATCGTGATGTTCCTCTCGGGGTGTCAGTCCTTCGATCTTCTGGAACAAGGATTCGTCGCCCGAGTAGAAATGGGGAAAGGAGACGATCAACGGTGATCCGGAGTTGCAAGCGGAAACGTTCAACGTTCCAGCCGGAGGGCATATTCTGGTGATCGAATCGTGCGATTCCTTCGGGCAAAAGCACGAGTCTTTGCTGCGGCTCGACGTGAAAACGTTGCTCGGTAATTTGTACCTATGACGATGATTCGACCGATGAAGCGTTTACAGCGACGACACTTTTGCTTTCGGATCGGTAAGTAGTTACTCGACTAGGAATGGAACAGCGGATGGAACAGCGGTTGGAACAGCGGAGCGCGTGCAAACACGGAGACGAGCGGCACGAACTCACCTTAAAGTGGGAATACCGTTGGAGAAGCTGCGACGCTCGTAACGAAACGGCAATTGCCTGCAAAACTCTTTCGCGTAGACGTAAAGCGTGGCGTTTGGCTGTTCGATCCAGTCCGGTGGAAACATGCTGCCGTCGGTACCGTAGATTCGGTCGCATTTCTCGTCTTCCCACACTGGACGACTTTCGCGTCCATTGATTCGCTGGATCAGCCCGAGATTGCGAAGATCGTCGATTCCCGTGTGCATCGTGATGCGATCCGCGTTCAAGCCGCTTCTCTGCAACACGCCGCGGATACACACGCATAGACAACAAAACAGCGTATATGGAACAGCGGGGTTGCGCCGCATAAACGCAAGTATATACGTACGAATGCCAGAATACCAAATTTATCGTAGGGTAGGAACTTTCGCGACGGTAGAAACCGTTTGCCCATTTCGAACAGTTCGTCTTCGTAGCCCCAAAAGAATTCGCCGGCCGGCAATTCGAGAAACGGTTTGGCGCGTAACTTCAAGCCAGCCAGAAGCATCGTGAAACCGATTTGCAGCAGGTAGTTGAGATCTCGGGAATACGCGAGCGTCGACATGAGCAACACGTTCGGTACGATCACCTTCTGACTTTCCGATTTCCCGGCGATCCATTCGAAGCTCCTCTTCTCCTGATACGTGACCGTTCGATTCTCGTCGAGGCGGACGTTCGCTCGGCTGAAATTCTCCCGATAGACGAACGGGCCAATCTCTTGCACCTTCAGCTTGCTCGCGTTTCCGCTTTCGAACTCGTGCACGTTCGTATAATTGAAAACGTAAACGTTGATTCGAAGGCCGACCGGCGGCCGTTGCCACATCAGAAACGTCGGCGTGCCGTTCCGTAGCTCGAGATTCGAGAGAATCGCGTCGCGAAACACGCTCGTGCACCAAAACAGAACGAACGTCGCGAGGCTGATCAACGCGGCGAATCCGTATACCAATCTGGCTCGCCGTTTTCGCGATCCTCCGTTCAAGCTTCTTCGAATCGTCCACGTTATATTCTTCTCTCCCATGGCGTCACCTTCGCCGCCTTCTCTCGATCGTTTCTCCTCGATTCGAAGTTGGCGCGTTCGCGCTTTCAAGCCAACCCAGCGTCCCGCTCTCGATTCCGTCTAGCCTTTCCTACTATTCAATTTCAAAGTCGCCcaccctttctctctttctctcgttgaCCGACGAACGCCAGCAGCCAGCAACCAGCAACCAGCACCGCCTACCTTTCTGTCCGATGCGAGACGCTGCTGCGTTCCGTTGATTTTCGACGCGTTTTCCACGCTTTACTGAGCTTTACTTCCACGTTTCCGCGGAACGACCACGACGACGTACAAAAATCTCCCCACCTTTCTTCGATTCATCGATAACCTCCTCGTAGCGGTGATGACCCTCGTACGCCGCCAAACTTGGGATATTCTTCGAATCCGTGCACAGACCATCGAAAAATATTCACTGCCTTGCCCCGCGTTTTACATACCCAAACCTATCGCGCCTATCTCGCGTTTCCTTCTTtccctcttttctcttctttcccttctttcccttctttcccttctttcccttcgactattttctttcttttatctctTCTTCCGTCCCTCCCTCCCTTTCTCCCGAACGCGACAGAGTTCGCATATTCGCGCGCGCATATTTTTCTCCATCCCGTTTCCCCAACCCTGCGCTCCGTAACAACGGTGGCTGTGCTGAATTAGGACCAGATTCCGCGAGCTTCGTCCGCCAAATCGATTCGCATCCATTCTGCTACCGTTTATCGCTCGTAGACGAAAAAAGACTCGGATGACGATCGACGATAACACCCAACTACCGTCGCGAGTCGCGATGCGACCCGTCGGCCCACGTTTCTCGTCTGACACGCCGCCTGTAGCTCGATCGCAGCCGTTCCAACGCCAATCTAAAAATTCGTTCAAGGGAACGAGATACGAGGCTGTCGGGTCGCGTTCCATCCGATCGATCGAAACACGCCGCCAATTCTCTCCGCTCGCACGCAAATCGATTTCAAATACGTCAATACGTAGAAGCGATGCGACGCAAACGATTCGAATTTATCGCGAGTGTTTGGCATGTTGTGACTGGCAGATGCCCTTTTCACCCGCTTCTGCCGCGATGTCTCGTGCAATATTGTCATTACTATTCGCCTTTTAACCGCGGACGTAACGACACTCGTACGTATTCGTAGCTACGATACGCGCTCCAAACCACGATTTTTATCCTTCGCGCGAACACGATTACGCAAGAAACTGGCGTACGAGTTACTCGAGTCGGTAAAACGACGACGAGTTTACCGAAACGGCGATCCTTTTGCAAACGTCAATGACTTGTCGCGCTTCGATTTCACAGTTGCAACAAAGTATCGGTCGACTGCAATCGCGTTATACCATCCCTTACCACGCGTTCCTCTCTATCTATGCTCGTACGACACGCTATTCGCGAAATCGTTTATCGTTCCTCTTCCTTCCTGCGATACGTTCGAACGATATGAAACACGCGCCGAGGCACGTACCGATACCGACGTACGTGTTCGTTACGAACGTACGTAATAAATAAGGATCGAAAGTTTGCGCGATCTCGAATatcgagagagagaggaaaataaAGATCGCTTGGAATTAGAGAAACGGGCGTATGGTCGTGGTGCAGATTTCCGCGCGACGGCGATGTTCGAAAAAAGTCAAGCGGGCGTGCTTTCATTTTCGTTTTTGTCTATGTTCGGCTGTTGCAATTTTTTTGGTCGTTGGAATCTTTCGCCAAGTACCATCGTTGTCGTCTCTCTGCGTTAGTTGACGCGCCATCCGATCAACGCGAAACGATTTCCCGTCGCTTGGCACACGACCCGTTGCCCTATGCAAACGCGTGTACATAGCATGCAAATACGGTGTACTTAAGCGGTGTATCGACCGTCGATACGCGATAGAACAGAAGCTTTCTGTAGTTTTCGATAGATGGCGATAAACGTCCGCCGTTAACTCGAAGCAGCTGCGAGCAGTAGGAAGGTGTTGTATCGTTTTTCGGTGTCAAGGAAGACGAATGTCTCGAGAAGAAAATATTTGCTCGTTTTCCAGAAGACGAACGTGTTTGCCGTCCGTGTGTCGCGTAATCGATTCGAGAAAGAGCGCACGCGTGGCGCGATAAATCTCGCTGCTCGGTAATTTCTGGTCGATCGCATCGTGCGAGCTTGTTTCACCTAACCTCAAATTTTGGACCGAATTGGCGACGAAACCGGTCGATCGGCGGCATATCGTACGTGTCTCGTTGGGATCGCGGCGATACGTTCGTAGCCGGACTAGGAAGGCGTAAATAAAGgagggaaggaaggaaggaaggaatcGATCGATCGCAGCGATAACGGTCGTGCCGTGAAAGCTTTGCCACGAAAGTCCGATGACGAAAATGGGTTCGCAGCAAAGTCCAGCCGCGTTGCAGTCGACGGTGGATCGCGAGAAGGTTTACGCCTGGATAATCGAATTGTCGAATTCGGAGACGAGAGAGAACGCGTTGCTGGAACTTAGCAAGAAACGGGAGGTCGTGCCCGATTTGGCTCCGATGCTTTGGCATTCGTTCGGAACGATCGCGTCGCTGCTTCAAGAGATAATAAACATATATCCCGCTATCAATCCAGCCACTCTAACCGCGTATCAGAGCAATCGAGTGTGCAACGCGTTGGCACTGTTGCAGTGCGTTGCCAGTCACCCGGAAACCAGATCCTCGTTTCTGCAGGTAAGTTTACGCGCGTATCAACGCGTAACGCATACTCGCGCACTCTCCGTTCTTCGACCATTTGCTTTTGCAGGCTCACGTGCCGCTGTTCTTATATCCGTTTCTACACACGGTCAGCAAGACCCGTCCGTTCGAGTATCTTCGATTGACCAGTTTGGGAGTGATAGGAGCCTTGGTAAAGACCGACGAGCAGGAGGTGATTACGTTCTTGCTCACCACGGAAATCATCCCTCTGTGCTTACGCATCATGGAAAGCGGCTCCGAATTAAGCAAGACGGTGGCTACGTTCATCCTGCAGAAGATCTTGCTCGACGACAGCGGTCTCTCCTACATCTGCCAAACGTACGATCGATTCAGTCACGTCGCCATGATTTTAGGAAAGATGGTCTTATCCTTGGCCAAAGATCCTTCCGCCAGGCTGTTGAAGCACGTGGTCAGATGTTATCTCAGACTCTCGGACAATCCAAGGTAAGGCGAGCGAACGAATCGACGAATCGACGAACCAACGACGAAAACTAGCTATCTTTTTATCGTTCGATAGGGCGTTACTGGCGCTCAGACAGTGTCTACCCGACCAGCTGAGGGACAACACGTTCGCCACTTGTCTGCAAGAAGACGCGTCTACGAAACACTGGCTGAATCAGCTTTTAAAGAATTTAGAGACCGGACCTCAACCGGTGCCTCCGGCGCAACCGGGTCAACAGGATCCCAGAACTATCGGCTTGTCGCCACTTGCTTCTTAAACCGTGCTCGCCTCCCGGAGTCGAGACGAAACACGGATACGCGATCGTCAGTTACGCGACCGCAGTCTGTCGAGGTAGCAGAGCGTCGGACGAGCGATAGATCCGGACACGAGATGGATCGTCGTTCCGTGTCGGTCCGTGGGACACGATGTGGGATTACCACGGCGACGAGTGGTAGGAAACTCGATGCGACGATGAAATCTAAAAGCAGACGAAGAAACGACGAAGCGTTGCCATTGGCGGAAGAAAAGGGATCGCGGCGTTCGAGATAACGGAATCGATAGTCTCCGATCGAAATGGTAGGAGAAACCGTGGCCGTGTTCCTCTTCCGCGTATTTTTTCCTTCTCTACTTTCCCCTTTCACTTCCTCCTTGCGTATCTTTTACCCCCATCACGACGAACGCCCTCTACGCTTATAATTATTCTATGTACAAAGGTTGTAAATGGAAAATACAAAAGAATATACGTGTGTACGTATGCTCGCGCTTGTGTGCGTATATGTGCATATATGCTATCTGTCTCTACCTTGTACGATATATATGcatgcatatatatacatatatatacacgcgCGTCTGTACATCTCTATTTTGCGtttatttcgtctatttttttAATCGGGAAAATCGTAACGCCTGCCGCACGACGACACCCGTTTAAATCCTGCTCGATGCTGCGGTCGCGCGACAGCTTCCGTCCATTTTCTCGAGTTCCGTGACGACGCCCTCCTGAAAAtatggaaaaaaaaagaatcgaggAGAAAACGAGGCGTATCGGGTACGAGAAGCGCGACCAGGTCGTACCTGTTGCCGTTTGGCGGCGATCGCGACCGAATCGCGCAACAGTCCGTGAATAACGGGCGTGTAGAGCTTCTCATCGCCCGGCGTGCGTTTGTTCGGCCCCGTGATCCACGAGACGAGCAGTCCGACGAGTATCGCCGTTAGACAGCCGAGCCACGTGTACCAAAGATACGACATTCTGTAGAGGAAGAAGGGCGGTTCCCTGGAAATAGGTAGAACGCGAGAGTCGATGGAAGCAGCTGGCTGTACCCGACCGACGAAGGAATCGACTATTTTCTCACTTGATCGCGGTTTCGACGACCAGCGTAAAATTCGTAGCCTGACTCTTGAGCGATTCCGGACATCCGTCGATGGATACTGGCTTGGTGGGGAAACGAATCTTTCCACTGGATATGGCTGCCTGAGTGCCGAACGAGATCCAAGCGACCAAGTTCAAACTGACAAACCCGCCGACCAAAGCTCCCTGCGACGTCGTCGATTCGATTAAAGGCGGAACGTTAAGCGAACGAAGGAAACGTATCGAGGTTTGTCTTACCGCGGAATTTGCGAGCGGGAAAAACATGCCCAGCGTAAAGACTCCGAGCAACGGTCCCGCCGTGATCCCCGACAAGCTTTTGGCAGCCTGACAACGAAACGAGAACGCGATATAGCCACGCGTACTTGCCACGCGAAATACGATAGAAAGCGCGACACGCGTCGATCCGCCGATCCCTACCTGAATCAGTCCGCTGAGTTTCTCGACGAG contains:
- the LOC126921002 gene encoding scavenger receptor class B member 1-like — encoded protein: MGEKNITWTIRRSLNGGSRKRRARLVYGFAALISLATFVLFWCTSVFRDAILSNLELRNGTPTFLMWQRPPVGLRINVYVFNYTNVHEFESGNASKLKVQEIGPFVYRENFSRANVRLDENRTVTYQEKRSFEWIAGKSESQKVIVPNVLLMSTLAYSRDLNYLLQIGFTMLLAGLKLRAKPFLELPAGEFFWGYEDELFEMGKRFLPSRKFLPYDKFGILAFRSGLNADRITMHTGIDDLRNLGLIQRINGRESRPVWEDEKCDRIYGTDGSMFPPDWIEQPNATLYVYAKEFCRQLPFRYERRSFSNGIPTLRYKLPSNVFTSSRSKDSCFCPKESHDSITRICPPAGTLNVSACNSGSPLIVSFPHFYSGDESLFQKIEGLTPREEHHDSYVDLHSRLGVTVATRMRFQLNLEVRKAVGMPFSGKLEDGSILPLIWVDTRMDDLPESIRQIFYRGHYLVNAIEAGFQWCSLVGVVISFGAFLAALKREDESNDAKPGVDRTELDRL
- the LOC126921013 gene encoding CCR4-NOT transcription complex subunit 9; this encodes MTKMGSQQSPAALQSTVDREKVYAWIIELSNSETRENALLELSKKREVVPDLAPMLWHSFGTIASLLQEIINIYPAINPATLTAYQSNRVCNALALLQCVASHPETRSSFLQAHVPLFLYPFLHTVSKTRPFEYLRLTSLGVIGALVKTDEQEVITFLLTTEIIPLCLRIMESGSELSKTVATFILQKILLDDSGLSYICQTYDRFSHVAMILGKMVLSLAKDPSARLLKHVVRCYLRLSDNPRALLALRQCLPDQLRDNTFATCLQEDASTKHWLNQLLKNLETGPQPVPPAQPGQQDPRTIGLSPLAS